The following proteins are co-located in the Haloarcula rubripromontorii genome:
- the lysX gene encoding lysine biosynthesis protein LysX, with amino-acid sequence MKVGLLYSRIRRDEKLLLSELRERDHEIEKIDVRKQQFNIHEAPEAFDDLDIVVDRCLATSRSVYATKFAQAYGVPVVNGPEVADTCADKVNNSLALEAAGVPTPNTDVAFTKDAALESIEKFGYPCVLKPVVGSWGRLMAKIDSRSAAEAILEHKETLGHYEHKIFYVQEFVEKPGRDMRVLAVDGEPIAAMVRSSDHWLTNAAKGAETAEFELDDRALELVEKASDAVGGGLLGIDLMEVGVSEDDAHDFEDYTVHEVNHTVEFKALNEVTDVDVPAKVVDWLEEKAATEADAEVTA; translated from the coding sequence ATGAAAGTCGGACTCCTCTACTCGCGTATCCGCCGGGACGAGAAGTTGCTCCTGTCGGAACTGCGCGAGCGCGACCACGAGATCGAGAAGATAGACGTTCGAAAACAGCAGTTCAACATCCACGAGGCCCCCGAGGCCTTCGACGACCTCGACATCGTTGTCGACCGCTGCCTGGCGACCAGCCGCAGCGTGTACGCGACGAAGTTCGCACAGGCCTACGGCGTCCCAGTCGTCAACGGTCCCGAGGTCGCCGACACCTGTGCAGACAAGGTCAACAACAGCCTCGCGCTGGAGGCCGCGGGCGTGCCGACGCCCAACACCGACGTGGCGTTCACCAAGGACGCCGCGCTGGAGTCCATCGAGAAGTTCGGCTACCCCTGCGTCCTCAAGCCAGTCGTCGGCTCCTGGGGCCGCCTGATGGCGAAGATCGACTCCCGCTCTGCCGCCGAGGCCATCCTTGAACACAAGGAGACGCTCGGCCACTACGAGCACAAGATCTTCTACGTGCAGGAGTTCGTCGAAAAGCCCGGCCGCGACATGCGCGTACTGGCTGTCGACGGCGAACCCATCGCGGCGATGGTCCGCTCCTCGGACCACTGGCTCACCAACGCTGCCAAAGGCGCGGAGACCGCCGAGTTCGAACTGGACGACCGCGCGCTCGAACTGGTCGAGAAGGCCTCCGACGCGGTCGGCGGCGGACTGCTTGGTATCGACCTGATGGAGGTCGGGGTGTCAGAAGACGACGCCCACGACTTCGAGGACTACACCGTCCACGAGGTCAACCACACTGTCGAGTTCAAGGCGCTGAACGAGGTCACCGACGTGGACGTGCCCGCGAAGGTCGTCGACTGGCTCGAAGAGAAGGCGGCGACGGAAGCCGACGCCGAGGTGACGGCATGA
- the lysW gene encoding lysine biosynthesis protein LysW: MAECIECGADVSLHDNLEVGEIVDCATCGAELEVVGADPVELDSAPELEEDWGE; encoded by the coding sequence ATGGCAGAATGCATCGAGTGTGGGGCGGACGTGTCCCTGCACGACAACCTCGAAGTCGGAGAGATCGTTGACTGTGCCACCTGTGGTGCCGAACTGGAAGTCGTCGGCGCCGACCCCGTCGAGCTCGACAGCGCACCCGAGCTCGAAGAGGACTGGGGTGAGTGA